A stretch of Thermococcus bergensis DNA encodes these proteins:
- a CDS encoding DUF1931 family protein: MANMIIPFPQLEKILEKTCELALTKPRAEEMMDIVEKKLADLFEVAYENAIAEGSDTIKLRHLPLTKGFKNSMNLFRAVIRDEKVEIEPIRKFVLASIPAEMPLEEELVDELPIITGTLFVLIGRVIKALHPEIRNVYPEHIEEAKKVLDYTL, encoded by the coding sequence ATGGCAAACATGATAATCCCCTTCCCACAGCTGGAGAAGATTCTTGAGAAGACATGTGAGCTTGCACTCACAAAGCCAAGAGCGGAGGAAATGATGGACATAGTGGAGAAGAAGCTTGCTGACCTCTTTGAGGTTGCCTATGAGAACGCAATAGCAGAGGGGAGTGACACAATAAAGCTCAGGCACCTGCCACTTACAAAGGGCTTCAAGAACTCAATGAACCTTTTCAGAGCCGTAATCAGGGATGAGAAGGTTGAGATCGAGCCTATAAGAAAGTTCGTACTTGCAAGCATACCTGCCGAAATGCCCCTAGAAGAGGAGTTAGTCGATGAACTCCCTATAATTACTGGAACGCTCTTCGTCCTCATAGGGAGGGTTATCAAAGCTCTCCACCCGGAGATAAGGAACGTCTATCCCGAGCACATCGAGGAAGCCAAGAAAGTGTTGGATTATACGCTGTGA
- a CDS encoding MBL fold metallo-hydrolase, translating into MKVTIYDGMNTIGGSKIHIQENENGIFLDFGMNFAKYGRYYEEFISERTARGIYDLWRLNLIPRLNIYRRDLIPSDIADEVAKHPKIPVNAVLISHAHLDHVGNIALLDESVPIVGSPMTLVILKALRDTSRGNHLGMELPYYTPRNPNNANPYILEANSKYYVSRDIILTNEIPEKGLSFLSWLANVELAKKKGKTKSIRPGKVHHLEEGELGFEVRAYSVDHSIYGALAYIVEGNTALAYTGDFRLHGKNGEESKKFVKAAKSASVLITEGTRAGRGHDENVSEKEVYENAKAILEGAKGLVVADFSARNFERLESFRRIAEETGRELVVTTKDAYFLHAIGLVDGEDHLSGLKVYMNSKAKPEKWEGWIFLTYPEIGITPEEISRNEENYILCFSFYDMPHLLDVMPDGGVYIYSSSEAFTEEQTFSFLRLWNWLQYFGFEVRGFSVDDEGKPIFEKGLHASGHISREELEKVIDEIDPDYIIPVHTESPEWFKERWNEKVVMLKDGESWEV; encoded by the coding sequence ATGAAGGTAACCATTTATGATGGGATGAACACTATCGGTGGTTCAAAAATACACATTCAGGAAAACGAAAATGGCATCTTTTTGGACTTTGGAATGAACTTTGCAAAGTATGGACGCTATTATGAAGAATTCATAAGCGAGAGAACTGCAAGGGGAATTTACGATCTGTGGAGGCTCAATCTGATACCAAGGCTAAATATTTACAGGAGGGATTTGATTCCCTCAGATATTGCAGATGAAGTTGCCAAACATCCAAAAATCCCTGTAAATGCTGTCCTAATCAGCCACGCTCACCTTGATCACGTTGGAAACATTGCACTGCTTGATGAGAGTGTTCCAATCGTCGGCTCTCCGATGACTCTGGTAATTCTTAAAGCTCTCAGAGATACCTCAAGAGGAAACCACCTAGGAATGGAGCTTCCTTACTACACACCCAGAAATCCAAATAATGCAAACCCTTACATTCTCGAAGCAAATAGCAAATATTATGTGAGTAGAGATATAATTCTCACAAATGAAATTCCCGAAAAGGGCTTAAGCTTCTTGAGCTGGCTTGCAAATGTTGAACTAGCCAAGAAGAAGGGAAAAACAAAATCAATCCGGCCTGGAAAAGTTCACCACCTAGAGGAAGGGGAACTAGGCTTTGAAGTTCGTGCTTATTCGGTGGATCACTCCATTTACGGTGCATTGGCTTATATTGTTGAAGGCAACACTGCACTCGCCTACACTGGCGACTTCAGACTTCACGGTAAGAACGGAGAAGAAAGCAAAAAGTTCGTGAAAGCCGCAAAGAGTGCGAGCGTTCTAATCACGGAAGGTACGAGAGCCGGAAGAGGGCATGATGAAAACGTTTCAGAAAAGGAAGTCTACGAGAATGCCAAAGCCATTTTGGAAGGAGCAAAAGGACTTGTAGTGGCGGACTTTTCGGCGAGGAACTTCGAGAGGCTGGAAAGCTTCAGGAGGATTGCAGAGGAGACGGGGCGGGAACTTGTCGTCACGACAAAGGACGCATACTTTCTCCATGCCATTGGGCTTGTGGATGGGGAAGATCACCTTTCCGGGCTGAAAGTGTACATGAACTCGAAGGCAAAGCCAGAGAAGTGGGAGGGGTGGATCTTCCTAACTTATCCGGAGATTGGAATAACTCCCGAGGAGATCAGCAGGAATGAGGAGAACTACATCCTTTGCTTCTCGTTTTACGACATGCCGCACCTCCTCGATGTAATGCCTGATGGAGGAGTTTACATTTACTCCTCTAGCGAGGCCTTTACGGAAGAGCAGACTTTTAGCTTCCTCCGCCTGTGGAACTGGTTGCAATATTTTGGCTTTGAAGTTCGTGGCTTTAGTGTTGATGACGAGGGAAAACCGATATTTGAGAAGGGTCTCCATGCCTCGGGGCACATCTCTAGGGAGGAGCTGGAGAAGGTCATTGACGAGATTGACCCAGACTACATCATTCCAGTCCATACGGAAAGTCCAGAGTGGTTCAAGGAGAGGTGGAATGAGAAAGTTGTCATGTTGAAGGATGGAGAGAGCTGGGAGGTGTGA
- a CDS encoding class II glutamine amidotransferase, protein MCELFGVNANKEVNVNFTWRGFLRKGERNPHGWGVGWYLTADGKRAASLIKQPIPAPESAIALTLPKLDVRSQIIISHVRFATSEVGYLNTHPFVRRIKSIGQYDEWIFAHNGVLHGVEELPQRFKPLGTTDSEAAFCYIIENLEGIRTIRELFTRLYQLLDELSDYGTLNVLMSNGRYLFAYSHYPGKGMWLLKRHPPHRGRARLLDEDFEVAVGDVKAEDEYAYLIATRKLTNENWERLEARKLYIFRDGALLLKVGEEIEPMLDRETLEVLRAVLNGESVDFDETVKRLIDLKLLKRIQEGVTINDYRKAIVKLIVGE, encoded by the coding sequence ATGTGTGAGCTTTTCGGTGTGAATGCAAATAAAGAGGTAAACGTTAACTTTACATGGCGGGGCTTCTTGAGAAAAGGGGAGCGCAACCCGCATGGGTGGGGCGTTGGCTGGTATTTAACAGCAGATGGAAAGAGGGCGGCTTCACTGATAAAACAGCCAATTCCAGCACCTGAAAGCGCGATAGCTTTAACGCTCCCAAAACTCGATGTGAGAAGCCAGATAATCATAAGCCACGTTAGGTTTGCCACCAGCGAAGTAGGGTACCTAAACACGCACCCCTTCGTGAGGAGAATAAAGAGCATTGGACAGTATGATGAGTGGATTTTTGCCCATAATGGGGTGCTACACGGGGTTGAAGAATTGCCCCAGCGTTTCAAGCCTCTTGGAACAACAGACTCAGAGGCCGCGTTCTGCTACATAATAGAGAACCTGGAAGGGATAAGAACCATAAGGGAGCTCTTTACAAGACTTTACCAGCTCTTGGATGAGCTGAGTGACTACGGAACCCTTAACGTGCTCATGAGCAACGGGAGGTACCTCTTTGCTTACAGTCACTACCCTGGAAAGGGCATGTGGCTGCTGAAGAGACATCCACCTCATAGAGGCCGCGCTAGACTCCTCGATGAGGACTTCGAAGTTGCTGTTGGGGATGTGAAGGCTGAAGACGAATATGCATACCTGATAGCAACCAGAAAGCTCACGAACGAAAACTGGGAAAGGCTCGAAGCGAGGAAGCTCTACATCTTCAGAGATGGCGCTTTGTTGCTCAAAGTGGGCGAGGAAATTGAGCCAATGCTCGACAGGGAAACCCTAGAAGTTCTCCGCGCAGTTTTAAACGGAGAATCAGTCGACTTCGATGAGACCGTTAAGCGGCTCATAGATCTGAAACTCTTGAAACGCATTCAAGAGGGAGTTACAATAAACGACTACAGGAAAGCGATAGTAAAACTGATTGTGGGGGAATAA
- a CDS encoding gamma-glutamylcyclotransferase family protein, translated as MRIAVYGTLRRGKPLHWYLEGARFLGEDWIMGYELYFDGLPYAVKGEGKLKVEVYEVTDEIFEGINRMETNAGYRPVEGRAFLWEWPHGPRGEKVESGDFDDVDLEGW; from the coding sequence ATGAGAATAGCAGTTTACGGCACTTTGAGGAGGGGCAAACCACTTCACTGGTACCTAGAAGGTGCCCGCTTCCTCGGTGAGGACTGGATTATGGGGTACGAGCTCTACTTTGATGGCCTCCCTTATGCTGTCAAGGGCGAGGGGAAGCTGAAAGTTGAGGTGTATGAGGTAACCGATGAGATATTTGAAGGCATTAACCGCATGGAGACGAACGCTGGCTACAGACCAGTTGAGGGCAGGGCTTTTCTCTGGGAGTGGCCACATGGACCACGCGGAGAAAAAGTTGAGAGTGGGGATTTTGATGATGTTGATCTGGAAGGGTGGTAA
- a CDS encoding ADP-ribosylglycohydrolase family protein produces MLRSKLEGGLWGVLVGDAFGLTFQFTSRLAMELNYPKPKEIPMLDGLWSDDSSLTLATAHALTKGYDIERIAENFLRWYYDGEFTPRGYAFDQGKTTSKAIERIASGVPPLKAGGRSERDNGNGSLMRILPAAYYSYFKLDSLDERLKIIHEVSMITHAHPRSLIGCGIYSLIVWNILDGMDKFEAYREAIATAKKAYSADPFAKELVHYDRVLNGNIHRENMENIRGSGYVVHTLEASLWAFLRNENFEDAIRDVVSLGEDADTTGAVTGGLAGTYYGIESIPREWLEKIEAREYAGEIIDEFIDSLLGDQNEGS; encoded by the coding sequence GTGCTCCGCTCAAAGCTTGAGGGTGGGCTCTGGGGAGTCCTCGTTGGGGATGCTTTCGGCTTGACCTTCCAGTTTACCAGCAGGCTTGCCATGGAGCTAAATTATCCCAAACCCAAAGAAATCCCGATGCTAGATGGTCTTTGGAGCGATGACTCTTCCCTAACTCTTGCAACTGCCCATGCACTAACAAAGGGATATGATATTGAAAGGATCGCGGAGAACTTCCTCCGCTGGTATTACGACGGCGAATTCACGCCGAGGGGTTATGCATTTGACCAAGGAAAAACAACTTCGAAGGCAATAGAACGTATTGCCAGTGGTGTCCCTCCTTTAAAGGCTGGCGGCAGGAGTGAGCGGGACAATGGCAACGGCTCACTGATGAGAATCCTGCCAGCGGCATACTATTCATACTTCAAGCTTGATTCGCTGGATGAACGGCTGAAGATTATCCATGAGGTCTCGATGATTACCCACGCGCACCCTCGCTCGCTCATCGGGTGTGGAATTTATTCCTTAATCGTGTGGAACATTCTCGATGGAATGGATAAGTTCGAAGCGTATCGTGAGGCAATAGCAACTGCGAAGAAAGCATACTCTGCCGATCCCTTTGCCAAAGAGCTCGTCCACTATGATAGGGTTCTAAACGGGAACATCCACCGGGAAAACATGGAGAATATTAGGGGTAGCGGTTACGTTGTTCACACACTTGAAGCAAGCCTTTGGGCTTTTCTGAGAAACGAGAACTTTGAGGACGCAATAAGAGATGTAGTTTCTCTAGGTGAAGACGCTGACACGACTGGGGCAGTCACCGGTGGTCTGGCCGGTACTTATTACGGAATAGAGTCCATCCCGAGAGAGTGGCTTGAGAAGATAGAAGCAAGGGAATACGCTGGAGAGATCATCGACGAGTTTATTGATAGCCTCCTTGGTGACCAGAATGAAGGCTCTTGA
- a CDS encoding tetratricopeptide repeat protein, with translation MRESNEIGIKSPLLRIYEERGDVIESLLEKLRDSEMCEDWGNFASVRRRPMLATVIYYLQNYAGYSEGVSLEELKAFLYCMFLAGSHGDLDVIKSMTWCPIEQTLEESTGVEKTAEGRYVAKSVVSGRKPMYWNTLEPICRLAEKICKDILNPPNEWVRELLLLSPEFLEKSLDMEEYLRELKFEIHFQREQRRKEQRLREIKKLVKPEGITVQEFLEKGFSESDLDDLKKAYEEAWQREKLLYADGYIKLLTSIAEYYGEKQGSESEDELTRLLYEVFGEVDRDSELAAEHYIKAADVATSVSLIYFPQQNYPEEAERYLKLALELEEKAIELGVVPEYHSITLNNLGTHYYETNRPEEALPVLKRALEYAKTPEEKGLVLHNLALTYADLGMKKEAVSSIVKSICIHYSTQHELGDASLYDDAITRIIDMTGDSHTDIYALKVALDLIGGNLSIEEARDILEGINREEWPLADALFSILSGEEYQTPTEAQECEKLLQDVAERLKRSEYD, from the coding sequence ATGAGAGAAAGTAATGAAATTGGAATAAAGAGCCCATTATTAAGAATCTACGAAGAAAGGGGAGATGTCATTGAATCCCTCCTTGAAAAACTTCGGGACTCTGAAATGTGCGAGGACTGGGGAAACTTTGCTTCCGTAAGAAGAAGACCAATGCTTGCTACAGTTATCTATTATCTCCAGAACTATGCGGGATATTCAGAAGGAGTATCTCTCGAAGAGTTAAAGGCATTTCTTTACTGCATGTTCCTCGCGGGAAGCCACGGAGATTTAGACGTTATTAAGTCAATGACTTGGTGTCCCATCGAACAGACGCTTGAGGAAAGTACCGGTGTCGAAAAAACCGCTGAGGGAAGATACGTTGCAAAATCCGTGGTGAGTGGTAGGAAACCAATGTACTGGAACACGTTAGAGCCAATCTGTAGGCTTGCAGAGAAAATATGCAAAGATATTCTCAATCCGCCTAATGAGTGGGTAAGGGAATTGCTCTTGCTTTCCCCGGAATTCCTTGAGAAAAGCTTGGACATGGAGGAATACCTACGGGAACTCAAATTTGAGATCCACTTCCAAAGGGAACAACGTAGAAAGGAACAACGGCTCAGGGAGATTAAAAAGCTCGTGAAGCCTGAAGGCATAACAGTTCAGGAATTCTTGGAGAAAGGATTCTCGGAGAGTGACCTGGACGACCTCAAGAAAGCCTATGAAGAAGCTTGGCAAAGAGAGAAGCTCCTCTATGCGGACGGGTACATAAAGTTGCTCACCAGTATTGCCGAGTATTATGGGGAAAAGCAAGGAAGTGAGAGTGAAGATGAGCTCACGAGGCTTCTATATGAAGTCTTTGGAGAAGTAGATAGAGACAGCGAACTGGCTGCAGAGCATTACATTAAAGCAGCGGACGTTGCTACATCGGTCAGCCTGATTTACTTCCCACAACAGAACTACCCGGAGGAGGCAGAGAGATACCTCAAGCTGGCTTTAGAGCTCGAGGAGAAAGCCATAGAGCTTGGGGTCGTTCCGGAGTATCACTCCATAACGCTAAACAACTTAGGAACTCACTATTATGAAACCAATCGCCCTGAAGAGGCACTCCCAGTACTTAAGAGGGCACTGGAATACGCAAAGACGCCCGAAGAGAAGGGTCTTGTCCTGCACAACTTGGCCTTAACTTACGCAGATTTGGGAATGAAGAAGGAGGCCGTCAGCTCCATAGTGAAGTCGATCTGTATTCACTACTCGACACAGCATGAGTTGGGAGACGCTTCACTTTACGACGATGCTATCACTAGAATAATCGACATGACGGGCGATTCTCATACTGACATCTATGCCCTCAAGGTAGCCCTTGACCTGATCGGAGGAAACTTAAGCATAGAAGAAGCCAGAGACATACTTGAAGGAATTAACAGAGAAGAATGGCCATTAGCTGATGCTTTGTTCTCGATACTAAGTGGAGAGGAATACCAGACTCCAACTGAGGCACAAGAATGTGAGAAGCTCCTGCAGGATGTTGCAGAAAGACTCAAGAGAAGTGAATATGATTAA
- a CDS encoding S9 family peptidase — protein sequence MKRIDIKDLGKFKLVGGLDVYRRKVAFTVSEISVEKDDYFSKIYIYDGRNVKQFTSGPKDSNPRFSPDGKFIAFTSKRQKESKEAELYLIPTAGGEARLLTKFKFGINDYEFSPDGKTLAVITPLEIERKKKKDDVHIIKEIPFWFNGVGWVYGKRNHIYLVDVESGKKRKLTRGNLNVQTLKWSKDGSKIYFVAQEDREKKPMISDLYVVDVKSGKVEKLTDSKWRIGDFVPLEDGTFILRMSTLERGIPTNTHIYHFNPETKEAKKLTAKLDRSAYNSLNCDVRGPSRNPLVYKDGWVYYIATDGPRANLFRVNLDGEIERVIGGDRSVESFGIGDYIAFIAQDATTPTELYILKDGKEKRVTDFNAWIREYKLSKPEHFKVKASDGVEIDAWIMKPVDFEEGKKYPAVLEIHGGPKTAYGYSFMHEFHVLTARGFVVIFSNPRGSDGYGEEFADIREHYGERDYQDIMEVVDEAIKRFDFIDGERIGVTGGSYGGFMTNWIVGHTKRFRAAVTQRSISNWVSFFGTTDIGYYFAPDQIGGDPWSNTEGYWEKSPLKYAPSVETPLLIIHSMEDYRCWLPEALQFFTALKYLGKTVELAIFPGENHDLSRKGKPKHRMKRLELIVEWMERWLK from the coding sequence ATGAAAAGGATTGATATCAAAGACTTGGGGAAGTTTAAGCTTGTCGGTGGACTTGATGTATACAGAAGAAAAGTCGCCTTTACGGTAAGCGAAATCAGTGTAGAAAAAGACGACTATTTCTCGAAAATTTACATCTACGATGGAAGGAACGTTAAACAGTTCACCTCTGGACCAAAAGACTCGAATCCGCGCTTTTCGCCAGATGGTAAGTTCATAGCTTTCACATCCAAAAGGCAAAAAGAAAGCAAAGAGGCCGAGCTCTACTTAATCCCAACCGCGGGAGGAGAGGCAAGGCTTCTCACGAAGTTTAAATTTGGAATAAATGACTACGAGTTTTCACCTGACGGCAAAACACTCGCCGTCATAACCCCATTGGAGATCGAGAGAAAAAAGAAAAAGGACGACGTGCACATAATCAAGGAAATCCCCTTCTGGTTCAACGGTGTTGGCTGGGTTTATGGAAAGCGGAACCACATCTATCTTGTCGATGTCGAGAGCGGGAAAAAGAGAAAGCTGACGAGAGGAAACCTTAACGTTCAAACTCTAAAATGGAGCAAAGATGGAAGCAAAATCTACTTTGTTGCCCAGGAAGATAGGGAAAAGAAGCCCATGATAAGCGACCTCTATGTGGTTGACGTCAAGAGCGGAAAGGTCGAGAAGCTAACCGATTCAAAGTGGCGCATTGGGGATTTTGTCCCTCTTGAAGACGGCACGTTTATACTTAGGATGAGCACGCTTGAGAGAGGCATTCCAACGAACACACACATCTATCACTTCAATCCCGAAACGAAAGAGGCCAAAAAGCTCACGGCAAAGCTTGACCGCTCGGCTTATAACTCTCTCAACTGCGATGTGAGAGGCCCCTCTCGGAACCCACTTGTTTATAAGGACGGCTGGGTTTATTACATAGCCACAGACGGCCCAAGGGCAAACCTCTTCAGAGTTAACCTCGATGGAGAGATAGAGCGTGTCATCGGCGGAGATAGAAGTGTTGAGAGCTTTGGCATCGGAGACTACATAGCTTTCATTGCTCAGGATGCAACAACCCCGACAGAGCTTTACATCCTCAAAGATGGGAAGGAGAAAAGAGTGACAGACTTCAACGCATGGATAAGGGAGTACAAGCTCTCTAAGCCGGAGCACTTCAAAGTCAAAGCGAGCGACGGCGTTGAGATAGATGCATGGATTATGAAGCCCGTTGATTTTGAGGAGGGCAAGAAGTACCCGGCAGTTCTCGAAATTCACGGGGGGCCGAAGACGGCCTACGGCTACTCGTTCATGCACGAGTTCCATGTTTTAACTGCCAGAGGCTTTGTCGTAATATTCTCCAATCCAAGGGGAAGCGACGGCTACGGAGAGGAGTTTGCTGACATAAGGGAGCACTACGGGGAGAGAGATTATCAGGACATAATGGAAGTGGTTGATGAGGCGATAAAGAGGTTCGACTTCATAGATGGAGAGAGGATAGGCGTCACCGGCGGCTCCTACGGCGGCTTCATGACGAACTGGATAGTCGGCCACACGAAGAGGTTCAGGGCTGCTGTGACCCAGCGCTCCATCTCGAACTGGGTGAGCTTCTTCGGCACGACAGACATCGGCTACTACTTCGCCCCTGACCAGATCGGCGGCGACCCCTGGAGCAACACCGAAGGTTACTGGGAAAAGAGCCCCCTAAAGTACGCACCAAGCGTCGAGACTCCGCTATTGATAATCCACTCGATGGAGGATTACCGCTGCTGGCTGCCAGAGGCTCTGCAGTTTTTCACGGCTTTGAAGTACCTTGGAAAAACAGTTGAGCTCGCAATCTTTCCGGGCGAAAACCACGACCTCTCAAGAAAAGGAAAGCCCAAGCACAGAATGAAGAGGCTTGAGTTAATAGTGGAGTGGATGGAGAGGTGGCTGAAGTAA
- a CDS encoding tRNA(Met) cytidine acetyltransferase TmcA, with the protein MTVKVRFDKEVRDYAKSEGVKDSTLKLTETALAEAIEEFHRRMIVLPGETMKKATLAGILAGASAKIISSILEELMEKKLRDESEDKVEVLYATDALGQETFGRKRYEEFRKHFDVLAGENVNVTAITFKYTHEILGRTYDLLVLDLSYDFSPNDLGRIIETVRGGGLIFILANPFEKWKNMWTGFHKSLVTPPYTIDDVKKRFNRRLIRKFEEHEGIYILNAENQKILKGPENEKSQAKLPEREKIEIPEETKFPRELYELCLTNGQVEVLKALEELIENDGMVVLTADRGRGKSVSVGIGSVGFAVKSKKKRVRIVVTAPELENVQSLFRFAKKSLQKLGYKPKVIEEHGLIKEIYAKGIGIRYYPPTQGYKMNADVYVIDEAAGIHVPILHKYLQKPKVIYSSTIHGYEGAGRGFSVKFLKKAKEKREFKEIHLSVPIRYESNDPIERWLFDVLLLDAEPVELTEEDYELIKKKEVYFEKPDLDDWFENDREDLRHFVGIYVLAHYRNRPSDVALLADAPHHEARVLRLKNGKIVCAVQIAKEGGIPKKDIDRMAKGYKPRGNIIPDMMVKHHYAKEFARLKGYRVVRIATHPDAMDMGLGSKALELLIQEADREGLDWVGSGFGASEELIRFWIRNGFAVVHLSPSRNPVSGEYTAIVIKPISKKAREIVRKANDEFRIRLTEWLGDTHRDLEPEIARWLFETPFGESVNYPITLTDVQKKRLEMFVGKILTYDTVLDAVKPIVKLYFLDGWMKPYLDERQIHLLIYRVLQAHTWEETAKFIDRSPMFTMIEVRDIIRGLWYYYKHILK; encoded by the coding sequence ATGACCGTGAAAGTGAGATTCGACAAAGAAGTGAGAGACTACGCTAAAAGCGAGGGTGTTAAAGATTCAACCCTAAAGCTCACCGAAACCGCTCTCGCTGAGGCCATTGAAGAATTTCACAGAAGAATGATAGTTCTACCTGGAGAGACCATGAAAAAAGCCACTTTGGCTGGAATTCTTGCCGGGGCTTCTGCTAAAATAATATCCTCGATTCTTGAAGAGCTTATGGAGAAAAAGCTCAGGGACGAGAGCGAGGATAAGGTGGAAGTTCTTTACGCAACCGATGCCCTTGGACAGGAAACTTTTGGAAGAAAGAGGTATGAAGAATTTAGGAAGCATTTTGACGTTCTTGCTGGAGAAAATGTAAACGTTACGGCTATAACTTTTAAATACACACACGAGATTCTCGGAAGAACTTATGACCTGCTTGTTCTTGATCTCAGCTATGATTTCTCCCCTAATGACCTCGGTAGGATAATAGAGACCGTGAGGGGTGGCGGGCTGATATTTATTCTTGCCAACCCGTTTGAAAAGTGGAAAAACATGTGGACAGGCTTTCACAAGAGCCTCGTTACTCCCCCTTACACCATAGACGATGTGAAAAAGAGGTTTAACAGGAGACTCATCAGAAAGTTCGAAGAGCACGAAGGAATTTACATTCTAAACGCCGAAAACCAGAAAATTCTAAAGGGTCCTGAAAACGAGAAGAGTCAGGCAAAGCTTCCCGAAAGGGAAAAAATCGAGATACCGGAGGAAACAAAATTCCCGAGAGAGCTCTATGAGCTCTGCCTTACAAACGGCCAGGTTGAAGTTCTTAAAGCCCTCGAAGAGCTAATAGAAAACGACGGAATGGTCGTTCTAACGGCCGATAGGGGAAGAGGAAAGAGTGTCAGCGTTGGTATAGGTTCTGTTGGTTTTGCGGTGAAATCAAAGAAAAAGCGTGTGAGGATCGTTGTCACGGCCCCAGAGCTCGAAAACGTGCAAAGCTTATTCCGCTTTGCAAAGAAAAGCCTCCAGAAGCTCGGCTACAAACCCAAGGTTATAGAGGAGCATGGTCTCATAAAGGAGATATACGCCAAGGGAATTGGGATCAGGTACTATCCCCCCACCCAAGGGTATAAAATGAACGCAGACGTTTATGTAATTGATGAAGCCGCTGGAATTCACGTCCCAATCCTCCACAAATACCTCCAAAAGCCCAAAGTTATATACTCATCCACAATCCACGGATATGAGGGAGCGGGAAGGGGGTTCTCTGTCAAGTTCCTAAAGAAGGCCAAGGAGAAGAGGGAGTTCAAGGAGATACACCTCTCGGTGCCGATTAGATATGAGAGCAACGACCCGATTGAGAGGTGGCTCTTTGACGTCCTCCTGCTGGATGCCGAGCCTGTGGAGCTAACTGAAGAGGACTACGAGCTCATTAAGAAAAAGGAAGTTTACTTCGAAAAGCCAGACCTTGATGACTGGTTTGAAAACGATAGGGAAGATTTGAGGCACTTCGTTGGTATTTACGTTCTTGCTCACTACCGGAACAGACCAAGCGATGTAGCCCTTCTGGCGGATGCACCACACCACGAAGCCAGAGTTTTGAGGCTCAAAAACGGGAAGATAGTCTGTGCCGTACAGATAGCTAAAGAAGGAGGGATTCCGAAGAAGGACATAGACAGGATGGCCAAGGGATACAAGCCGAGGGGGAACATAATTCCCGACATGATGGTAAAGCACCACTACGCAAAGGAATTCGCAAGGTTAAAGGGCTACAGAGTGGTTAGAATAGCCACGCATCCCGATGCTATGGACATGGGGCTTGGAAGCAAGGCGCTTGAGCTGTTAATTCAGGAAGCTGATAGGGAAGGTCTTGACTGGGTTGGAAGCGGGTTTGGTGCGAGTGAGGAGCTCATAAGGTTCTGGATAAGAAACGGGTTTGCCGTTGTTCATCTAAGTCCCTCAAGGAACCCGGTGAGCGGTGAATATACTGCAATAGTGATAAAGCCAATAAGCAAAAAAGCCAGGGAGATAGTAAGGAAAGCCAACGACGAGTTCAGAATCAGGCTTACGGAGTGGCTTGGTGACACGCATAGAGATCTAGAGCCCGAGATAGCGAGGTGGCTCTTTGAAACGCCGTTTGGGGAGAGTGTCAATTATCCGATAACCCTCACTGATGTCCAGAAAAAGAGGCTTGAAATGTTCGTTGGAAAGATTCTAACCTACGATACCGTCTTGGATGCGGTGAAGCCGATAGTGAAGTTGTACTTCCTTGACGGCTGGATGAAGCCATACCTCGACGAAAGGCAGATACACCTCCTCATCTACCGTGTTCTTCAAGCACATACGTGGGAAGAAACTGCTAAGTTCATCGACAGAAGCCCGATGTTCACGATGATAGAAGTAAGGGACATAATAAGGGGGCTCTGGTACTACTACAAGCACATACTCAAGTAG